A stretch of Zymoseptoria tritici IPO323 chromosome 1, whole genome shotgun sequence DNA encodes these proteins:
- a CDS encoding origin of replication binding protein (ORIGIN OF REPLICATION BINDING PROTEIN) — protein MPLRKKRTKIEQARHILSGGVVREDSDDELGLEDHPWEWIYENGSKKGTIVGARMGSFECRLGDTVLLKAPSNNEAWVAILHEFTEGEIEEEDGEVVMEKQATMLWFASEKEIRSKNKRTDFLQNELYMTVTSDQNALSTINGKAQVLSEERFNKLYPTGKIPRNNKYYGKTFTCRRGVATRTATYTEPFIWEDVYKGKDDMDSLLELVESQTVKTRRRRATRKEQMLDDFVMDDDDFDGPATPRKKRKLTSATPTPSKAKQLTPRKFLTPSGRKIVTKKPLEFTPLGTRVLSPGQTQASPYQLARSTLHVSAVPHALPCRENEFDTVYSHLEAAIAAGTGSCIYISGTPGTGKTATVREVVASLQAAVAEEQLDDFYFVEINGMKVTDPHQSYSLLWEALKGDRVSSAHALELLEREFTTPSPRRVPCVVLMDELDQLVTRNQGVMYNFFNWPQLRHSRLIVLAVANTMDLPERTLSNKISSRLGLARITFPGYTHTQLMAIIQSRLEGVGNVIVESDAVQFASRKVAAVSGDARRALDVCRRAVEIAEQESLEEVSGKENQPPNTPSKTPGKQKPAAAAASSSKKGIVTIATIKRAINEATSTPLAAHLRSLPLASKLFLAALLARLRRTGITESTLADVVEEAMRMGLTAQNKNVETHLLTPDSVSEQQNDEELTGALSMTPSRKGRQAAKKDIERAPRVLAFGTAAQELAEAGIVGVENRHGDRVGRVRLGVGEEDVRGALREDEECRGLGFGG, from the coding sequence ATGCCACTCAgaaagaagaggacgaagatcGAACAGGCCAGACACATCCTGTCTGGCGGAGTGGTAAGGGAGGACTCCGACGATGAGCTTGGACTGGAAGACCATCCTTGGGAGTGGATTTATGAAAATGGAAGCAAGAAGGGCACAATCGTGGGAGCACGCATGGGCAGCTTCGAATGTCGCTTGGGAGATACGGTCTTACTGAAGGCTCCCTCAAACAACGAGGCTTGGGTCGCGATCCTACACGAATTTACCGAGGGcgaaatcgaggaggaggatggcgaggtGGTCATGGAGAAGCAAGCGACCATGCTTTGGTTCGCCTCGGAGAAAGAGATCAGGAGCAAGAACAAGCGAACGGACTTCCTGCAAAATGAATTATACATGACAGTCACATCGGATCAGAATGCTCTATCGACGATCAATGGCAAGGCGCAAGTGCTTTCGGAGGAGAGATTCAACAAGCTTTATCCGACGGGCAAGATACCGCGCAACAACAAGTACTATGGCAAGACGTTCACATGCAGGAGAGGCGTTGCTACGAGGACAGCTACATATACGGAACCCTTCATTTGGGAGGATGTATACAAGGGCAAAGACGACATGGACAGTCTACTGGAGCTTGTTGAGTCACAGACGGTCAAGACTCGACGGAGAAGAGCCACAAGGAAAGAGCAGATGCTGGACGACTTCGTtatggatgatgatgatttTGATGGACCAGCAACTCCCCGCAAGAAACGCAAGCTCACATCTGCAACTCCAACTCCTTCGAAAGCCAAGCAGCTTACTCCTCGGAAATTCCTTACTCCATCAGGACGGAAGATTGTTACCAAAAAGCCGCTGGAATTCACCCCGCTCGGGACGCGAGTTCTTTCTCCAGGACAGACACAAGCATCGCCTTACCAACTTGCGAGATCTACGTTGCATGTCTCTGCAGTACCTCACGCACTCCCTTGCCGAGAGAACGAATTCGACACTGTGTACTCACATCTTGAGGCGGCCATCGCTGCAGGCACTGGTTCATGTATCTACATATCTGGCACGCCCGGGACTGGAAAGACCGCAACAGTACGAGAAGTCGTTGCCAGTCTACAAGCAGCAGTAGCGGAAGAGCAACTTGACGACTTCTACTTTGTCGAGATCAACGGAATGAAAGTCACCGATCCGCATCAATCGTACAGTCTGCTATGGGAAGCTCTAAAGGGCGATCGGGTCTCCTCAGCACATGCATTGGAGCTCCTCGAGCGCGAATTCACAACTCCCAGTCCGCGACGAGTGCCCTGTGTGGTGCTGATGGATGAGCTCGACCAGCTGGTGACCAGAAACCAAGGAGTGATGTACAATTTCTTCAACTGGCCGCAATTACGCCACTCTCGACTGATCGTTCTCGCGGTCGCCAACACCATGGATCTGCCAGAACGCACGCTCTCCAACAAAATCTCCAGCAGATTGGGCCTGGCTCGAATAACATTCCCAGGCTATACTCACACACAGCTCATGGCGATCATTCAAAGTCGACTTGAAGGCGTCGGCAATGTCATCGTGGAGTCGGATGCCGTTCAATTCGCTAGTCGAAAAGTCGCTGCCGTCTCGGGCGACGCTCGCAGAGCGCTGGATGTATGTAGAAGAGCAGTGGAGATCGCAGAGCAGGAAAGCCTAGAGGAGGTATCCGGCAAGGAGAACCAGCCACCTAACACACCCAGCAAGACTCCGGGGAAGCAGAAGCCCGCCGCGGCCGCGGCTTCGTCTTCAAAGAAGGGTATCGTCACAATTGCCACCATCAAGCGTGCCATAAACGAGGCGACTTCAACTCCTCTGGCCGCTCATCTTCGGTCCCTCCCCTTGGCGAGCAAGCTCTTTCTCGCAGCTTTACTTGCCAGGCTTCGGCGGACAGGCATCACGGAGTCCACACTCgccgatgtcgtcgaagaagccatGCGCATGGGCCTGACGGCACAAAACAAGAATGTGGAAACACATCTCCTGACGCCAGACTCTGTCAGCGAGCAACAGAATGATGAGGAGCTGACTGGCGCATTGTCAATGACGCCTTCAAGAAAGGGAAGGCaagctgcgaagaaggacatCGAGCGTGCACCAAGAGTTTTGGCATTTGGCACTGCGGCGCAGGAGCTGGCTGAGGCGGGCATCGTTGGCGTGGAAAACAGACACGGTGACAGGGTGGGAAGAGTCAGGCTAGgggtgggagaggaagatgttcGCGGCGCGTTGAGAGAAGATGAGGAATGTCGAGGGCTTGGATTCGGAGGCTGA